A single genomic interval of Gracilinanus agilis isolate LMUSP501 unplaced genomic scaffold, AgileGrace unplaced_scaffold49781, whole genome shotgun sequence harbors:
- the LOC123255660 gene encoding nuclear autoantigenic sperm protein-like isoform X2 — protein MTFGFDVVAYSPLGGIPATSLWGLLLSLLILEGFLLAETEGSEEDDKENDREAEERGNDSKLENKENEDEDIGNLELAWDMLDLAKIIFKRQETKEAQLNAAQAHLKLGEVSIESENYSQAIEEFQACLALQQNYLEAHDRLLAETHYQLGLAYSYNSQYGEAVSQFTKSVDVIEKRLAMLNERIKAAEAPSAEDEKEIEELKELLPEIKEKIEDAKESQSSGNVAELALKATLVQAASGFTSSSGNSSASGISARRSTDGAATTSSNCVTDISHLVRKKRKPEEESPRKDAEAKKAKQEPAVNGGSGDGDGGGDAAPTANEAAENMEAEAENQPPAEPGAATVQSTA, from the exons ATGACCTTTGGATTTGACGTTGTGGCTTACAGTCCACTGGGTGGAATCCCAGCGACTAGCCTGTGGGGTCTCctgctctctcttctcattctggAGGGCTTTTTACTTGCAGAAACTGAAGGCTCAGAAGAAGATGACAAAGAGAATGACAGAGAAGCTGAGGAGCGGGGAAACGATTctaaactggaaaacaag gaaaatgaagatgaagaCATTGGAAACCTGGAACTTGCCTGGGATATGCTGGACTTGGCAAAGATCATTTTTAAGAG GCAGGAAACAAAGGAAGCCCAGCTCAATGCAGCCCAAGCTCATCTGAAGCTGGGGGAAGTGAGCATCGAATCTG AAAATTACAGCCAGGCCATTGAAGAATTCCAGGCCTGCCTTGCCCTTCAGCAGAATTACCTGGAGGCACATGACCGCCTGCTGGCTGAGACCCATTACCAGCTGGGCCTGGCCTATTCTTACAACAGTCAGTATGGCGAGGCGGTGTCTCAGTTCACCAAGTCCGTGGATGTCATTGAGAAGAGGCTGG cCATGCTGAACGAGAGGATAAAGGCAGCGGAGGCCCCTTCTGCTGAGGATGAGAAGGAGATTGAGGAGCTCAAGGAACTGCTCCCGGAGATTAAAGAAAAGATTGAAGACGCCAAGGAGTCCCAGAGCAGTGGGAATGTCGCCGAATTGGCTCTCAAGGCCACCCTG GTTCAGGCAGCATCTGGCTTCACATCAAGCAGTGGGAATTCATCAGCCTCAGGG ATCTCAGCCAGAAGATCCACAGACGGTGCTGCTACAACATCCTCAAATTGTGTGACTGACATTTCCCACTTGGTCAGAAAAAAG AGGAAACCAGAGGAAGAAAGTCCCCGGAAAGATGCTGAGGCCAAGAAAGCCAAGCAGGAACCCGCCGTCAATGGTGGCAGTGGTGACGGCGATGGGGGTGGTGATGCTGCCCCCACTGCGAATGAGGCTGCAGAAAACATGGAAGCAGAG GCGGAGAACCAGCCGCCCGCAGAGCCAGGAGCTGCCACCGTACAAAGCACCGCGTGA
- the LOC123255660 gene encoding nuclear autoantigenic sperm protein-like isoform X1, which produces MTFGFDVVAYSPLGGIPATSLWGLLLSLLILEGFLLAETEGSEEDDKENDREAEERGNDSKLENKSIQENEDEDIGNLELAWDMLDLAKIIFKRQETKEAQLNAAQAHLKLGEVSIESENYSQAIEEFQACLALQQNYLEAHDRLLAETHYQLGLAYSYNSQYGEAVSQFTKSVDVIEKRLAMLNERIKAAEAPSAEDEKEIEELKELLPEIKEKIEDAKESQSSGNVAELALKATLVQAASGFTSSSGNSSASGISARRSTDGAATTSSNCVTDISHLVRKKRKPEEESPRKDAEAKKAKQEPAVNGGSGDGDGGGDAAPTANEAAENMEAEAENQPPAEPGAATVQSTA; this is translated from the exons ATGACCTTTGGATTTGACGTTGTGGCTTACAGTCCACTGGGTGGAATCCCAGCGACTAGCCTGTGGGGTCTCctgctctctcttctcattctggAGGGCTTTTTACTTGCAGAAACTGAAGGCTCAGAAGAAGATGACAAAGAGAATGACAGAGAAGCTGAGGAGCGGGGAAACGATTctaaactggaaaacaag TCTATTCaggaaaatgaagatgaagaCATTGGAAACCTGGAACTTGCCTGGGATATGCTGGACTTGGCAAAGATCATTTTTAAGAG GCAGGAAACAAAGGAAGCCCAGCTCAATGCAGCCCAAGCTCATCTGAAGCTGGGGGAAGTGAGCATCGAATCTG AAAATTACAGCCAGGCCATTGAAGAATTCCAGGCCTGCCTTGCCCTTCAGCAGAATTACCTGGAGGCACATGACCGCCTGCTGGCTGAGACCCATTACCAGCTGGGCCTGGCCTATTCTTACAACAGTCAGTATGGCGAGGCGGTGTCTCAGTTCACCAAGTCCGTGGATGTCATTGAGAAGAGGCTGG cCATGCTGAACGAGAGGATAAAGGCAGCGGAGGCCCCTTCTGCTGAGGATGAGAAGGAGATTGAGGAGCTCAAGGAACTGCTCCCGGAGATTAAAGAAAAGATTGAAGACGCCAAGGAGTCCCAGAGCAGTGGGAATGTCGCCGAATTGGCTCTCAAGGCCACCCTG GTTCAGGCAGCATCTGGCTTCACATCAAGCAGTGGGAATTCATCAGCCTCAGGG ATCTCAGCCAGAAGATCCACAGACGGTGCTGCTACAACATCCTCAAATTGTGTGACTGACATTTCCCACTTGGTCAGAAAAAAG AGGAAACCAGAGGAAGAAAGTCCCCGGAAAGATGCTGAGGCCAAGAAAGCCAAGCAGGAACCCGCCGTCAATGGTGGCAGTGGTGACGGCGATGGGGGTGGTGATGCTGCCCCCACTGCGAATGAGGCTGCAGAAAACATGGAAGCAGAG GCGGAGAACCAGCCGCCCGCAGAGCCAGGAGCTGCCACCGTACAAAGCACCGCGTGA